The region AGGAGGGGATGAGAGGGAGTGGTACGTGGTTGAAAGAGAGCACAGTCGTCGCGCTGATCCACCGGCGCCCGCGGAACTCGCCGTGGTGATTCCGACCCTGGAGGAGGAGGCGCGGTTATGGCGAGTGCTCCGGGCGCTCCGGGCGCAGCGGGGCGTGCGCCTGGAGGTGGTCGTGGCCGACGGGGGCTCGACCGACGCGACCTGTCAGGTGGCCCGCGAGGCCGGCGCCCGGGTGGTGCGGGCGCCGCGGGGGCGCGGGCGGCAGATGAACGCCGGCGCGCGGGCCTGTCAGGCCGAGTGGTTGCTTTTTTTGCATGCCGACAGCGTCCCGGCCGATCCGGATCTGTTGCGCGACGCGCTGGAGCAGATGCGCCGCGAGGAGGCCCGGGCTCCGGGGGCGGTGGTGGGGCATTTCGCGCTGGTGTTCGAGGGGGCGGGGCGCCGGGAGTGGCCCGGTTTTTACCGGGGGCTGGAACGAAAGTCGGCGCTCAACCGGTCCAACACCACTCACGGCGATCAGGGGTTGTGGATGCGCCGGTCCTGGTTTGAGGCGCTGGGGGGCTTTGATGAGGAGTTGGGCTTTCTGGAAGACCAGCGCCTCATCGCGACGCTGGAGGCGCGGGGTGGGCATCGGGTGACGTTGGGAGGGTACTTGAAGACGTCGACGCGGCGTTTTGCCGCCGAGGGGGTGGCGGCCAGCTATCTGAACATGGCGCTGATTCTGATGGCCGAGGCCGCCGGTCTGGAGGCCTTCTGGCAGGAGGCCTTGAGCGTGTATCCGGGGCAGCATCAGGCTGTGGCGCTTAAGCCTGTGAGGCGTCTGGGGGCGTTTGTCGGGGCGTTAGCGGGGTTGGGTTCCCGGGAGCGTCGCGCGGCGATTCGGGAGCTAAGGGGCCTGGCCGAGCGTCAGCTCTGGCAGGTTCCGTTCTGGCTCGATGTGCGCCTGTGGCCGGCGTCGCACGGACCGACACCGCTGACCAGTGCCTGGGATGGGCTGGTGGCGCGGTGTTTGTGCCTTTGCTCCGCCCGGGGTGCTGACGTAAAGTGCCGGCCCGAACGATGGGAACGCGATGAAGAAGACGTCCGGTGCCGGGGCCTGTGAGAGGCCGGGGCGCCCAGGTAAAGGAGTGGATGTGGGTGTGTTGAGCGTGAAGAAGTTGGCCCTGGTAGGCGCGGCGTCGGTGGTCATGGCCGCCGGGTGCGGCGAAGAGAACCCGGCGGAGTGCCAGAGTTTTGCCGACTGTGGCGGGGAAACCCCCTGGTGTTCGCCGGAGGCGACCTGTGAGGCGCTCCCGATGGGGCATCAGATCGGTGTGGGCGACGGCAGTCCCGGGTCGGTGGACCTGGTGACGGTGTACACGACCGAGCGGGAGATGGAGCTCACCGATCTGGCGTTCAATCCGATCGAAGAGAACGAGTTATGGCTGGTGCGCCGGGAATTTGAGAGCGACGAGCCCTGTGAGGAAGGCAACGCCACGGCGGCCGGTTGCGCGGCGCTGGAAGGCTCGGTGGCGGTGATCTGGGACGTGGGTTCGGCCGAGCAGCAGGTCTACACCGAGACCGATCCCAACGCCTGGCACTTTATGCGTCGTCCGCCGGCGTTGGCCTTTGGCGATAATGGCTTCTGGGCCACGGTCGGCGAGGCGCGCACGGCGAACTACATGGACGGCGCGGTCGACTTTATGGGGCCGGTGCTCTGGTCGGCCGACCTGGAGGTCTTTGGCGTGCAGCCTCCCGGGCTCAACGGGTCGCACTTCGATATGCTGCATCACGCGCCCTACGGGATGGGCATCGCCCATGAGGTCGATAACGTCTACTGGGTGTTCAACGGGGAGCTGGGCTCAATCGATCGCACCGACTTTGCCATGGACCACGGCGCCGGCCAGGATTACCACGGCGATGGCGAGGTCCTGCGCTACGTGCCCGGGCAGGTCAAGCGGGTGGAGAACGTGCCCAGCCATATGCAGCTCGATAAGGAGACGAACCTCCTCTACGTGGCCGATACCGGCAACGCTCGGATCGTGCGCCTGGACATCACCGCCGGGGAGCAGGGCTCGCCGATCAGCGAGCCGAACTTCGACGGGCTGGAGATCTTCCATCACATGGAGGGCGTCGAGCTCGAAGAGGTGGTGGCCCCGGGGCTTCTGGAGGCGCCCAGCGGACTGGCGCTCTACGAAGGCGTGATCTTTGTGAGCGACCAGGCCACCGGCAAGTTGCACGCGTTTAGCCTGGAAGGCGAGCACCTGCGGGAGCTCGATACCGGTCTGGGCGCCGGCGCGCTGGCCGGCGTGGAGGTCAGCCCCGTTGATGGCAACCTCTACTTTGTGCATCAGTCCGAGGGCAAACTCTACCGCGTGGATGTGATCCTGTGATGGAGACTCGACGAGGGATAGGCGCCCGGGCCTTTGATGTGCAGGTGGTCACCTGCGCTGAGCTCCCGGAGCCCGACCCGGATCTGGCGCCGCTAATGGCGGCGCTCGATGCGGCGGGGCTGCGCAGCCGGGTGGTGGTCTGGGATGATCCTCAGGTGGACTGGTCGCAGGCCAGTCTGACGGTGATCCGCTCGACCTGGGATTACCACCGTCGCCGGGAGGCCTTTGTGGCCTGGGCGCAGGCCGCCGGCGAACTCAGCGAGCTGCATAATCCGGCGGCGGTGGTGCAGTGGAACACCCATAAGCGCTACCTGCTCATGCTGAGTCTGCGCGGGGTGGCCGCGGTGCCCACCGCGATGCTGGAGCAGGGCTCCCCGGTGAGCGTGGCCGAGCTCTGCGCGGACCAGGGCTGGCAGAAGATCGTGGTCAAGCCGGCGGTTTCGGCCGGTTCGTACCAGACGCATGTGATGGAGGTCGGCGCGCTCGATGAGGCGTTGGCGGCCGAGCTGGTGGCGGCCGAAGACGTGCTGGTGCAGCCCTACATCGAGAGCGTGGACACCTACGGGGAGCGCTCGTTGATTTACATCGATGGGGAGCTGACCCACAGCATGCGTAAGGCGCCGCGTTTTGCCGGGCAAGATGAGTCGGTGAGCGGGCCGCATCCGGTGGATGCGGCCGAGGCGGAGCTGGGATCTCGGGCGTTGCGGGCGATCGGGGGAGAAGGTCTGCTCTACGCCCGGATCGATCTGGTGCGGGGTGGGGACGGAGCGCCGATGGTCGCGGAGCTGGAGCTGGTGGAGCCTTCGCTCTTCTTTGCGATGGAGCCCCGCGCGCTGGAGCGCTACGTGGCCGGGATCCTGCGGCGACTGGGCTGACATAAACGCGGGAGCTGGCTTTCGCCAGCCCCCGCGCGTTTGACGGTGTGACTGAAGAGCCCCCTCCCCCCCTACTTCACTACCTCTTTTAAGTCGTACATCTCCACGTTGTCGAAACTCGCCGGGGCCAGCCAGTTGTTGAAGGCGAAGTGGCGGTGGCCCGGCCCCTGCAGGGGGGCGCGGTCGTCGTAGGTCAGGAAGGGTTTGCCGTCGACGTACCAGCGCAGGCGCTGATCGGTGCGCACGACCGTGAAGGTGTAGGTGCGCTCGGGTTCGACGCGTTGATCGCCGGCGCCGACCAGGCGGTCGTCGCCGTGCTCGTCGAGACGGGCGATGATGTTGAGGCTGTTGTTCCAGCCCCCGAAGATGCCGACGTAGCCGCTCTCGTGGGTGCGTCCGTCTCCCAGAATTTCGAACTTGAGATCGCCGGTCTCGGAGTGGGCCGTGGCCTCAAAGCTGAGGCGGAAATGCTCGGGCAGCGGGGTCTGAAGCCAGAGGGCGTCGTTGCGGGCGCCGGCGACCTTGAGTTTGCCTTCCTCGTATTTCCAGCCCGGGTAGCCCGACTGCCATTCGTCTGTTGAGGAGGGATCGTCAAAGGTCTCGCTGTAGACGAGCTGGCCCCCGGTGAGCCCGAGGTTCGGATCGACCGGGGGAACTTCGGGGGCCTG is a window of Lujinxingia litoralis DNA encoding:
- a CDS encoding glycosyltransferase, translated to MVEREHSRRADPPAPAELAVVIPTLEEEARLWRVLRALRAQRGVRLEVVVADGGSTDATCQVAREAGARVVRAPRGRGRQMNAGARACQAEWLLFLHADSVPADPDLLRDALEQMRREEARAPGAVVGHFALVFEGAGRREWPGFYRGLERKSALNRSNTTHGDQGLWMRRSWFEALGGFDEELGFLEDQRLIATLEARGGHRVTLGGYLKTSTRRFAAEGVAASYLNMALILMAEAAGLEAFWQEALSVYPGQHQAVALKPVRRLGAFVGALAGLGSRERRAAIRELRGLAERQLWQVPFWLDVRLWPASHGPTPLTSAWDGLVARCLCLCSARGADVKCRPERWERDEEDVRCRGL
- a CDS encoding ATP-grasp domain-containing protein; protein product: METRRGIGARAFDVQVVTCAELPEPDPDLAPLMAALDAAGLRSRVVVWDDPQVDWSQASLTVIRSTWDYHRRREAFVAWAQAAGELSELHNPAAVVQWNTHKRYLLMLSLRGVAAVPTAMLEQGSPVSVAELCADQGWQKIVVKPAVSAGSYQTHVMEVGALDEALAAELVAAEDVLVQPYIESVDTYGERSLIYIDGELTHSMRKAPRFAGQDESVSGPHPVDAAEAELGSRALRAIGGEGLLYARIDLVRGGDGAPMVAELELVEPSLFFAMEPRALERYVAGILRRLG